CCCGAAAGGATCTGAAGCTCTCCATGTCCGGTGGACAGGGATTGGTGCAGGCCCTGCTGCTCGGATTGCTCCTCATTTTTCTGTTTTCCCTGTCCAAGCCGTTGGGCGGCGAAATATCGCCCCAAGCCGCCGGCGCCATCTTCTGGCTGGCATCCTCCTTTGGTCTGGTTTTGGTCTTCAACGACCTCTTTGCCATTGAGGAGGCCAACGGTGCGCGTATCGGGATTCTGTCATCCCCTGCACCGGTACATGCGGTCTGGCTTGGTAAAGGCGCAGCGGGGCTGGTCCTGCTGGTCATCTCGCAACTGGTGTTTCTTCCGGCCACGGCCGCCTTTCTCGGCCAGTCGGTTCACGGCCCCTGGTGGCTGCTGTGGGTGACGCTCTTGGGTGCGGATGTCGGGCTGGTGGTCATCGGCGCGCTGCTCGGGGCATTGTCCCAAGGACAGGCCGCGCGCGAATCGCTTTTGTCGGTCATCGTATTCCCGCTGCTCCTGCCCGTATTGTTGTCGGGCATCACCTTGTTCGGGCTCTGTTTTTCACCGGAGCACACCATGGGCTACGACAAGTGGCTGGGTCTGATTTTTGCCTTTGATTGCCTGTTCGGCGGGGCAGGGCTCTTCCTGTTCCCGTTTGTCTATAGTGGGGAAGAGTAGTTATGAAAGTGAAGATTTTGGCAGCCATGGCAGGCATAACCCTGCTCGTGCACCAGTATATGATCTGGTTCTACGCGCCCATTGCCCAGTCCGGCCCGGTGCAAAAGATATTTTACCTGCACCTTCCGTGTTCCTGGTGGGCGCTGGTGTCCTTTTTCGTGGTCTTCGTGGCTTCCCTCCTTTTTTTGTTCAGCCGCAAGGATGTCTATGACCGTGTGGCCGGGGCCGTTGCCGAACTGGGCGTGCTGTTCGCCAGCCTGGCGCTGGTGACCGGCTCCGTCTGGGCTCGGGCCGAGTGGGGGCATTGGTGGCTGTGGGATCCGAAGCTGACCACCGCCCTGATCATGTGGTATGTGTACGCCGGTTACCTGGTCCTCAGGAATACCCCCATGGGCCGGGACCGCAAGGCTCTTGTCTGTGCTGTGCTCGGCATCGTGGCCTTCCTGGATGTGCCCTTGGTGTTCTTTGCGGCCAAGCTCTGGGGCAGTGCTCATCCCGACGGACTTGCCCGGCAGGGGTCGGGCATGGAACTGCGTATGTGGTATACGGTCTTTGCCGGTTTGGCCGCCTTCGGGTTCGTGTGGGGAGCCATGGCGCTCACCCGTATCAGGCAGCTTGCCTTGCAGTCTCGGCTGGAAGCCATGCTCGTTTGGGACGACGCGGAGTAACGCCGGTCTCGAAGTGCTTTTATTCATTGAAATACAAGGATATTCAGTATGTCAGCAACCTCGTATATATTTATTGCCAATGTAGCCGTATGGCTCGGTGTGGCCGGGTACCTCGTGTTTTTGGCCTCCAAGTCCACAGGGCTGGAGAAACGTGTCCGGCAGTTGGAACTACTGGGAGAAGATCATGACGGATAGCAGAACCGCATTTGGGCGTAAGGCCGTCATTATTACCGTGGTCGTGGCTATCGGCGTCATGTTCGTGACCAGCTTCGTCTACCGCATGAATAATCCGAACCTGTTCGTGAAGGCGCAGCAGCGCCAGGGCATGGGAAATGCCGGAGATGATCATGGTGATGGCAGCGCCAATCAGGGAATGAACGGTGCCATGTCCAGGGTCAAGGAGTTCATGGACCGGGTCGACAAGAATCCGGGTGACGTGGAGGCGCTTGTCGGGCTGGGCAATTCGTTCCTGATGATGCGTGCCTGGGACCGTGCGTTGGCTCCCCTGGAAAAGGCCCTGGAACTCCGGCCGGACGACACGACCATACTCAAGGCCATCGGCATTGCCCATTTCAACAAGGAAGAGTTCATCAAGGCGAGCGAGGCCTATGAAACCATTTTGAAAATCGACCCTCAGGATACCCTCGCACTTTTCAATTTGGGGGTTATTTACAAACATTATTTCAAAAAACCCGAGGTTGCCGGAACGTACTTCGAGAAGGTCCTGGCCCTGGAAAAAGAAGATGCGGATATGATAAAGCTGGCACGCGAGGAGCTTGGAAAATGATAAAATCCGTAAAACCGGATAATTAGCCCCCCTGTGCTCAGGTCGGATATTATTGACAAGAGTTTGAAAATAACTACAATATCACATTCCATAGCAGAATCCGTTGGAAACGGAGTGTTGTGTGAACATCTGCTTGTCGTGCATATTCATATGGGAATGAACCTTTATACATTTTTAGGAGAGGAAGCATGAGAGTCAAACTGAGTCTGATCGCTCTGTGTCTCGTCATGGTGGCCATGCTGGCTGCGTGTGGCGGGGAAGAAGAGAAAGCCGAGAAAGCCGACCAGAAAGCCGATGTTGAAACCGGCGAGATCGCAGCTCCGGCGACCCCGCTGGTCCTCGGTGTCGCTGGCGCCCATTCAGGCGACCTGGCCTCCTACGGCCTGCCCAGTGTCAATGCCGCCAAGCTTGTGGTCAAGAAGATAAACGCTGCTGGCGGTATCAACGGTGCCATGGTTGAGGTCGTTGCCCAGGACGACCAGTGCAAGCCCGAACTGGCCACAAACGCCGCTACCAAGATGCTTTCCGACGGTGTGAAGATCGTTCTCGGTCATATCTGCTCCGGCGCCACCAAGGCCGCGCTGCCCATCTATCTGGACGGCAAGATCGTTCTCATGTCCCCTTCCGCCACCAACCCGCCGTTGACCCAGTCCGGCGAGTACCCGAATTTCTTCCGCACCATCGCTCCTGATGATGCCCAAGCCGCCCTCGAAGTCGCCTTCGTCAAGAGCCTCGGTCTCAAGAAGATCGCCGTCATTCACGACAAGGGTGACTACGGCAAGGGGTTTGCCTCTTTCTGCCAGCAGTTCATCGAAGCCGAAGAGGGCGTCGAAGTTGTCCTGTTCGAAGGCGTGACTCCCGGCGCCGTGGATTATTCCGCTGTCGTTCAGAAGATCAAGAGCGCCGAGGCTGACGCCGTCATCTTCGGTGGGTACCATCCCGAAGCTTCCAAGATCGTCACCGGCCTGCGCAAGAAGGATATCAACATTCCCTTCCTGTCCGATGACGGCGTGAAGGACGACACCTTCATCAAGGTCGCCGGCAAGTACGCCGATGGCGTCTATGCTACCGGTCCCATGGACTTCTCTTCCAATCCCATCTATCAGGAAGCCGTTGCCGCCCACAAGGCCGAGTTCGGCTCTGACCCCGGCCCGTTCTTCCCCGAAGCCTACTCCGCTGCCCTGGCTCTGCTCAAGGCTGTCGAGTACGCCGGCAGCACCGACTACGACAAGGTCATCGACGCCCTGCATACCCAGTACGTTGACACCGCTGTCGGCAAGATCAGGTTCGACGCCAAGGGCGATGCCGAGGGTGTTGGTTTTGCTATCTACCAAGTGAAAGACGGCAAGTACATGGAAGTTAAGTAGTTATTGAGTTCTAGCTGCATTTGACCAGGGGACGGGCAGGAGCCTGTCCCCTGGATTTATTTAATGAACAGGAATATAAGTAATGGAATATTTCCTTGAGCTGTTTATGGGTGGCCTTACCCGCGGCAGTATCTACGCCCTGATTGCTTTGGGCTACACCATGGTCTATGGCATAATCGAGCTCATCAACTTTGCCCACGGCGAGATTTACATGATCGGTGCCTTTACCGGACTTATCGTTGCCGGTCTGCTGACCATGTATGGGTTCCCGGGCGTTTCCATTCTGGCTATCGCCATAGTCTGTGCCGTGATCTGGTCTGCGGCCTACGGCTACACCATTGAAAAGGTGGCCTACAAGCCCTTGCGCGGAGCGCCCCGGTTGTCGCCGCTCATTTCGGCCATCGGCATGTCGATCTTCTTGCAGAATTACGTCATGCTCGCCCAGACCTCGGATTTTCTTCCCTTCCCGGAACTCATCCCGGAATTCGCCTTCATGGATAAAATGGGGTCCATAATCAGTTCCGCCGAGCTGGTCATTATTCTTGCCACAACCGCATCCTGCGTCGGCCTGACCCTGTTCATCAAGTTCACCAAGCTGGGCAAGGCCATGCGCGCCACTGCACAGAACCGCAAGATGGCCATGCTGGTCGGCATCAACGTGGACATGGTCATTTCCGCGACCTTTGTCATCGGTTCCAGCCTGGCGGCCGTGGGCGGTGTTCTCATCGCCTCGCACATCGGGCAGATCAACTATTATATCGGCTTCATCGCAGGCATCAAGGCCTTTACCGCAGCGGTGCTCGGCGGCATCGGCTCCATTCCCGGCGCCATGCTCGGTGCCCTGGTCCTCGGGCTGACCGAGGCGTTCGCAACGGGGTACGTTTCCTCCGACTACGAGGATGTCTTCGCTTTCTTGTTGCTCGTTCTGATCCTGATCTTCAGGCCGTCGGGCATCATGGGCAGGGAAAAGACGCAGAAGGTGTAGTTCAAGATTATCGCGGCCCAGCGCCGTTTATCGTGCAAGGAATATAACGTGAACAATTCAAGCAATACCCTGAACCAGGGCTTTCTGAAGTTCTTCTTCACAGCCGGATGCGACAGTTTCGCCCATGCCATGAAGAAGTCCCTGCTGGCCGCTTTGTGGTTCGTCTTCCTGACATTCCCGATCATGGTCATCCGGGTCAACACCATTGAGAAAACCGTTGTGTGGCATTGGGAACGGATCGGATACATAGCGGTTTCCATTTTCTTCGGATCGTTTGTCTGGCGTTGGCTTTTGGCCCGCAAGGAACTGAAAAAGGACGAGTCCAGAAATGAAACCGGGTTGGAGGTTCTGCTGACCAAAGTGCAGTCCAACGCCGGTCTCAAGTACGCCGCCCTCGGCCTGATCGGCCTGATCGCGGTTCTGTTCCCCCAGGTGGTCGATCTGTATCAGACCAACATCATGATTTCCTGTCTGGTCTACATCGTGCTCGGACTCGGTTTGAACATAGTGGTGGGGCTGGCCGGACTGCTTGACCTTGGCTACGTCGCCTTTTACGCCATCGGGGCCTACGCCTACGCATTGTGCAACATGCATTGGGACATCGGGTTCTGGTATATGTTGCCCGTGGGCGCAATCCTCGGTGCCATTCTCGGCATTCTTCTCGGTTTTCCGGTCCTGCGCCTTCGCGGGGACTATCTGGCCATCGTCACCTTGGGCTTCGGTGAGATCATCCGACTGATACTCGAAAACTGGGGCGATGTGACCATGGGGCCTTCCGGAATTTCCTCCATCGCCCGGCCCGGCCTGTTCGGCGTCAAGCTCGGTGTCATCGCCTCCACCGAATACATGTACTACATCATGATCGGCCTGCTGATCTTCACCATCTTCAGCGTCAACCGGTTGCAGAATTCGCGTATAGGGCGGGCATGGCTTGCCCTGCGCGAGGACGAGATAGCCTGTCAGGCCATGGGCATCGACAAGGTCAAGACCAAGCTCATGGCCTTTGCCCTGGGCGCCACCTGGGCAGGTATGGCCGGCGTGGTCTTTGCGGCCAAGACGACCTTCATCAATCCGGCCTCGTTTACCTTCTGGGAATCGGCCATCATCCTGTCCATCGTGGTCATCGGCGGCATGGGGTCCATTCGCGGGGTCATCGCGGGTGCCATCATTTTGGTGCTGCTGCCTGAATATCTGCGTGATTTCGCCGAGTTCAGGATGCTGCTGTTCGGGGCCATCATGGTCTTGGTCATGGTTTTCAGGCCCCAGGGACTGATCAGCGCCAAGCGCAAGATCTACGCATACACAGCTACCAACACTGCGAGCGCAGGCAATGAATAATCCAGTTTTGAACGTCAATGCCGTGAGCAAGGACTTCGGGGGCATCCGCGCCCTGGACGAAGTCGATCTCGTGGTAAACGACAAGGAAATCGTGGCCCTGATCGGGCCCAACGGAGCAGGCAAAACCACTTTCTTCAATTGTATTACCGGTATTTATACACCCACGGCCGGTGATGTGCTCATTGACCCCAAGGCCGCTGGTACGGCACTGCGCATCAACGGCAAAAAACCGAACGTCGTGACCGAGTTGGGCATGGCCCGCACATTCCAGAACATCCGGCTTTTTCCTTCCATGACCGCCCTTGAGAACGTCATGATCGGCACCCACTGCCGAACCAAATCGTCCATATGGGGAGCCATTTCCCGCAACAAGGCCACCCGTGAGGAAGAACGGGCTGTCACCCAGCGGGCCTATGAGTTGCTGAAACTGGTGGGGCTTGAGGAGTTCATCAATGAGCTGGCCACCAATATGCCCTACGGCAAGCAGCGCAGGCTCGAAATAGCCCGCGCCCTGGCCACGGACCCGTTTCTCCTGCTTCTGGACGAACCTGCCGCGGGCATGAACCCCCAGGAGACCCTGGAACTTGAGCAGCTTATCGTGGATATCCGCGAACAGTTCAATATTTCCATCATGCTCATCGAACACGATATGAAGATGGTCATGTCCATGTCCGACCGCATCTACGTCCTCGACTACGGGCGCATGATCGCCAACGGAACCCCGGAGGAAATAGCCGCCAACCCTGATGTCATCAAGGCGTACCTCGGGGAGGAACACAATGACTAGAATGCTCGAACTCAGGAACGTTAGCAGTTTTTACGGGAATATACAGGCCCTGTACGACATCAACCTGCACATTGACCGTGGCGAGATCATTACCCTGATCGGGGCCAACGGTGCCGGCAAGTCCACGACCCTCATGACCGTGTGCGGCGTTGTCCAGGCCGGTCAGGGACAGGTGCTTTATCAGGACGAAGATATCACCAGGGAAGCCCCCAACAAGATCGTGGGGCACGGTATCTGCCAGGTTCCCGAAGGGAGGCTCATCTTCCCGGAGTTGACCGTCCAGGAAAACCTGGACATGGGCGCATTCATGCGTTCCGACAAGGCCAGCATCAAGCGGGACATGGAGTACTGCTTCGACCTGTTCCCCATCCTGGCGGAGCGTCGCCGACAGCAGGGCGGAACCCTCTCCGGCGGCGAGCAGCAGATGCTGGCCATTGCCCGCGCCCTTATGGCCCGGCCTGCGCTGCTGTTGCTGGACGAACCGTCCATGGGACTGGCCCCGTTGGTGGTCAAGCAGATTTTCGAGATCATCAAGAAAGTCAATGCGGAAAACAATACAACCATCTTCCTGGTGGAACAGAACGCCAACCTTGCGCTCAAGATAGGCCATCGGGGTTATGTCATGGAAAACGGGAGAGTGGTGCTCTCCGACACCTGCGACAAGCTCTTGGAAAATGAGCAGGTGAAACGGGCCTACCTGGGTCTATAATTGAAAACAACGAGGCCGGGCGCTAAGCTCGGCCTCGTCATATACAGCCATTAAAACGCTCTGGAGGAATGACATGAGCAAAATAATTGATAAGGCCCTTACTTTCGACGACGTGTTGTTGTTGCCGGGTTACTCCAATGTCCTGCCCGACTCTGTGGACGTCTCTACATACCTTACACCGGAAATCAAATTGAACATTCCGCTGATTTCCGCAGCCATGGACACGGTCACCGAGTCCCGCATGGCCATTTCCATGGCCCGTCACGGCGGTGTCGGCGTTATTCACAAGAATATGTCCGTGCGCGAGCAGGCCCGTGAAATCGACCGGGTCAAGAAATCCGAATCCGGCATGATCACAGATCCCATCATCGTCCATCCTGACGATGACCTGGCCAAGGTCAAGGCGATTATGAGTGAATACCGCATTTCCGGCCTGCCCGTGGTCAAGGGCGATCTCCTGGTGGGCATCATCACCAACCGCGATATCCGTTTCGTCAAGGACGACAATGCATTGGTTTCCGAGTTGATGACCTCCCGCGATCTGGTCACCGTACCCGAGGGCATCGAGACGGAGGAGGCCAAGCGCAAGCTGCATCAGCATCGCATCGAAAAGCTGCTCGTTGTCGACATGGACAACCGCCTCAAGGGGTTGATTACCATCAAGGACATTGAAAAGGACAAGAAGTATCCCGATGCGGTCAAGGACTCCCGGGGCCGTCTTCTGGTGGGTGCGGCCATCGGCGTGGGCAAGGATTGCCTGAGCCGGTCCGAGGCGCTTCTGCATGCAGGGGCCGACTTCCTGGTGCTTGATTCCGCACATGGGCATTCCGAAAATATTTTGAAATCCGTTCGCGAATTGCGTGCAGCGTATCCGCAGGTGCAGCTCGTCGGCGGCAATATTGCCACGTATGACGGGGCCAAGGCCCTGATCGAGGCGGGCGTGGATACGGTCAAGGTCGGCATCGGTCCGGGCTCCATCTGCACCACTCGCGTGGTGGCCGGTGTGGGCGTGCCGCAGATCACGGCGGTCATGGAGGCCAACCGGGCAGCCCGTGAAGCGGACAAGTGCATCATCGCGGACGGCGGCATCAAGTATTCCGGCGACGTGGTCAAGGCCCTGGCCGTGGGTGCCAATACCTGCATGATGGGTTCGGTTCTGGCCGGTACCGAAGAATCGCCGGGCGAGACCATCCTGTACCAGGGCCGTACCTACAAGCAGTATCGCGGCATGGGTTCCATCGACGCCATGAAGAAGGGCAGCTCCGATCGCTATTTCCAGGAGAAGTCCAAGAAGCTGGTGCCTGAGGGAATCGTGGGCCGGGTTCCCTACCGCGGCAAAGTGGGTGAATCCCTGTATCAGTTCATCGGAGGGCTTCGTTCCGGCATGGGCTACACCGGTTCAGCCACCATTCAGGACCTGTACGAGAAGTCCCAGATGGTCCAGATTTCCCCGGCAGGATTGCGGGAATCCCATGTCCATGACGTGACCATCACCAAGGAGTCTCCGAACTACCGTGGCGATGGTTAACCCCCGGTGCGACATCACGGGAAGTTAATTCGTCTTTTCATTTGTCTCATTGTGAATTAGAGAGAAACTCATGCACGACAATAGAGTACTTATCCTTGATTTTGGCAGTCAGTTCACCCAGCTGATCGCGCGCAGAGTGCGCGAGGCCGGGGTTTATTCGGAAATTCATCCCTGCAACGTCGATCCCGAGCGGGTCAAGGCATTTAAACCTTCCGCGCTGATCCTGTCCGGCGGTCCGTCCAGCGTGCTGGAAGGCGGCTGCCCGGATCTGAACATGGAATACCTGAACATGGGCATTCCGGTGCTCGGCATCTGCTACGGAATGCAGCTTTTGGCTCACAACCTCGGCGGCAGGGTCGTGGCTTCCACCGACCGCGAATACGGTCGTGCGAAGTTCATGGCGCAGAATGATTGCATTCTGTTTGACGGCATTGACGAGAAGGACGACCTGACCGTCTGGATGTCCCACGGCGACCGGGTGGAAGCGCTTCCCGAGGGGTTCGTCCCCATGGGCAAGACCGATTCCATCGAGTTCGGTGCCATGGGCAACGTCGAAAAGAAGATCTACGCCTTGCAGTTCCATCCCGAAGTGGCCCACACAGTGGGCGGTTCCACCATCATCCAGAATTTCTTGTTCAAGGTGGCGGAGCTTGAGGCATCCTGGTCCATGGCCTCCTTCGTGGACACCACCATCGAGGCCCTGAAGGAGCAGGTGGGCGACGCCAAGGTCGTGCTCGGCCTGTCCGGCGGCATCGACTCCACCGTGGCTGCGGTCATGCTGCACAAGGCTATCGGCAAGAACCTGCACTGCATTTTCGTGGATAACGGCCTGCTGCGGATGGGCGAAAAAGAGGAAGTGATCGCGTTTCTGGCCGAGCACTTCGAATTGAACGTCAAGTTGGTCGATGCGGCCGACGAGTTCTTGTCTGATCTGAAGGGCGTGGAAGACCCGGAAAAGAAACGCAAACTCATCGGCTACAAGTTCATCGAGGTCTTTGACCGCGAGGCCAAGGCCATTGAGGGCGTGGAATTCCTGGGCCAGGGCACCCTGTACCCGGACGTCATCGAATCCGAATCCTTCAAGGGACCCTCTGCGGTCATCAAGTCCCATCACAACGTGGGCGGCTTGCCCGAGAAGATGAATCTCAAGCTGGTGGAACCGTTGCGCGAGTTGTTCAAGGACGAAGTGCGCCGCGCGGCATATGAACTCGGGTTGCCCGAGCACATCATCTGGCGTCAACCGTTCCCGGGACCGGGGCTGTCCATCCGCATCATCGGCGAAGTGACGGAGGAGCGCCTGAAAATCCTGCGTCTGGCCGACCGCATCGTGCAGAACGAGATGGTCGCCTCGGACTGGTACCGCAAGGTCTGGCAGGGCTTTGCCGTGCTCCTGCCGCTCAAGACCGTGGGTGTCATGGGCGACGGCCGCACCTACGAGAACGTCATTGCCCTGCGTATCGTTGATTCCCTTGACGCCATGACTGCTGACTGGTCCCGGTTGCCGTCCGAGGTTCTGGCCCGCATGTCGAATCGGATCATCAATGAAGTCAAAGGCGTCAATCGTGTGGTTCTCGATATTTCCTCCAAGCCTCCGAGCACCATCGAGTGGGAATAATCCTAAAGACTCAACTGGATTTTAGGTGAATACATGTTTGGAATAGGTGGACCTGAATTACTGATCATATGCGTGGTGGCGCTCATCGTCATCGGTCCCAAGAAGTTGCCCGAGCTGCTCCGCTCGCTGGGCAAGGGGGTGGCCGAGTTCAAGCGCGTGGGCAATGAAGTCAAGTCGACCCTGGACGACGAGGTCACCAAGGCGGAGAGCGAAGCCCGCAAGCAGGAAGTCGAGGCCGAGCTGGCCCGCCGCAAGGCGGAAAAGGCCAAGCAGGAAGCTGAAACGACTGTGGCAGCAGAGTCTGCACCTGAAGAAGCTGGGCAGGAAAAGGGGCAGGGCGAGCCTGTTGCAGCCGCTCCAGAGACCGCACCCGAAGAGAACAAGGCCTAGATTCGCATGAGCTCCGAAAAAGATGACGTGAAGGCTCCTGAAGAAGAGCTTGTGGAAGAGACCCCTGTCGATCCTACTGACGACCCCGGTGCCGACCCCGAACTCTACGATCAGGGTGTGCCTGTGGTGCCCGAAGCCGTGGAGGAACACGAAGAGCCCTTGACCGGCGGCGGGGGTGGCGACAACAGCACTCCGGGCGGCGACGGGACTGCTTCTGGAGACCCGGAATCGTCCGAAGAGACGGACGAGGAGGAGAGTCAGGAGAAGGAAGAGGAGGGGCATATGTCCCTGCTCGATCATCTCGGAGAACTGCGCATTCGCCTGACGCGTTCTTTCATCGCCATCGCCATCGGCATGGTGGCCTGTTATTCCTTTGCCGAGCAGATGTTCAACATCCTCATGGAGCCGATGCTCAAGGTGTTCCAGCAGCAGGCTGCGAAAAATCCCATGTTGACTCCGGGTTTTTACGAGGATTTGGGCCGTGCCTTGGGTGCCGTGCTTGCAGAAAAAGGCTTCCAGCATACCGAACAGTTGCCGCTCTTCATGGAGGGGCTGCAGAAATCGCTTATGCAATTGGCCCAGGAAGGGCATTTCCAGTACACCTATCCTGCGGAAGCGTTCTTTTCGCATATCCTCATTTCCATAGTGGCCGGTCTGTTCCTGGTCAGCCCTTATGTCTTTGCCCAGATATGGGGTTTCATCGCGCCAGGTCTTTACGAGCATGAGCGCAAGTGGATGATCCCCATGGCCGTCATCTCGGCGCTGTTCTTCACCACCGGCGCCCTGTTCGGTTATTTCGTCGTCTTTCCCTTCGGTTTTGAATTCTTTGCCGGATTTGCCACTGAAGGTATCCAGTTTACACCCAAGCTGAACGAATATTTGAGCTTCTGCCTGAAACTCCTGTTCGCTTTCGGTTTTGTTTTCGAATTGCCGCTTTTCATATTCTTCCTGGCCCGTCTGGGCATGGTCTCTTCGGCCGGCCTGAGAAAGAAGCGCAAGTACGCCATTCTCATTGGATTTGTCGTGGCCGCCATATTGACGCCGCCGGACCCGTTCACTCAGTGCCTCATGGCCGGACCGCTGATCATACTGTATGAGCTCGGTATCTGGGTGGCCTATTTCTTCGGCAAGAAGGAGAAGCGTCATCTCAAGAAGCAGGCCGAGGAGGAAGCAAGAGTTCAGGCGGAAATGGATGCAGTAGCAGCCGAAGCCGGAAAAGCCGAAGCAGGGGCTGGTCAGAAATAGACTCTCATGGCCGGGCAGGTGAGCCGAAAAAGGCTGAACCTGCCCGGTTTATTTTTCTAGACTTTTCCTATATGCATAGGTGTGAAGGTCAATTTCTACCGTGAAAGGAGTGCGCTATGCGCCAGGCGTCGGTCGCAAGGACCACCAAAGAAACAGATATCAAATTGACGCTGAACCTGGACGGCGAGGGTGTGGTGAACGTGAATACCGGCATCGGGTTCGCGGACCATATGCTCACCCTGTGCGGGTTCTGGGCCGGGTTCGATCTGACCCTTTCCTGCAAGGGCGATCTCGAGATCGACTCCCACCACAGCCTTGAGGACATCGGGCTGTGCCTTGGTCAGGCCCTTGCCGAAGCGCTCGGCGACAAGCAGGGCATCAATCGGGTGGCATCGGCAAAAGTTCCCATGGACGAAGCCCTGGCCGAAGTGGTGCTTGATCTTTCCGGCCGTCCCTACATCGTCTATGATGACGCGCTGCTGCCTGATATCATCGCCAATGACGAGAAGGATGTCTGGCGCGAATTTTTGAAATCCTTCGCCTACAAGGCAGGCATGAACCTGCACGTCAAATTTGAATATGGCCAAAACGGTCATCATCTGCTGGAAGCCGCTTTCAAGGCCTTGGGTTTGGCCCTGGCCCACGCGACAACCATCGGACGCAAGGGTGTTTCCAGCACCAAAGGGAGTCTCGACTGATGAAACGCTATGCTGTCTTTTTCGCAATGGCTGTATTGTGTCTGTCTCTTTTGTCCCTGGCAGGTTGCGGCAAATCCACGCGTTCGGCTGCCGTGCCCCGTCCCGAGGGCAGGCTTGCCGTGGCCGGGTTTACCAATCCCGTCTACAATTGGGAATTGCTGGCCGGGTACCTCGATGAAGAGGGCAAACCAGCACCTGACGGCACCATGGAAACCCTGAACATGGTTCTAGCGGACACCTTGCAGGCACATCAGGTTTTCGACTACATCACGCCCGATGCCATCCGGCAGTGCCAGGACGTGGTTGTGTTCGAGGAATCCGGTCAACCCCGGGTATCCGCATGGAAGTATTGGCTCAGCGTGGCCAAGTGCATCCAGGCGGACTATCTGCTCGTACCGCAACTCACCACCTGGCGTGAGAGAGTGGGCAGTTCCGGTGGCGTGGAAACGCCTGCCTCGGTGGCCATTGATTTTTATCTCATCGACGTGAAGCAGGAACGGATGCTCCGTTCCCGTTATGAGGAAACCCAGAAGTCCCTGCTGGAAGATCTCTACAAGGCGAACAAGTT
This sequence is a window from Pseudodesulfovibrio sp. S3. Protein-coding genes within it:
- a CDS encoding ABC transporter ATP-binding protein → MLELRNVSSFYGNIQALYDINLHIDRGEIITLIGANGAGKSTTLMTVCGVVQAGQGQVLYQDEDITREAPNKIVGHGICQVPEGRLIFPELTVQENLDMGAFMRSDKASIKRDMEYCFDLFPILAERRRQQGGTLSGGEQQMLAIARALMARPALLLLDEPSMGLAPLVVKQIFEIIKKVNAENNTTIFLVEQNANLALKIGHRGYVMENGRVVLSDTCDKLLENEQVKRAYLGL
- the guaB gene encoding IMP dehydrogenase, which encodes MSKIIDKALTFDDVLLLPGYSNVLPDSVDVSTYLTPEIKLNIPLISAAMDTVTESRMAISMARHGGVGVIHKNMSVREQAREIDRVKKSESGMITDPIIVHPDDDLAKVKAIMSEYRISGLPVVKGDLLVGIITNRDIRFVKDDNALVSELMTSRDLVTVPEGIETEEAKRKLHQHRIEKLLVVDMDNRLKGLITIKDIEKDKKYPDAVKDSRGRLLVGAAIGVGKDCLSRSEALLHAGADFLVLDSAHGHSENILKSVRELRAAYPQVQLVGGNIATYDGAKALIEAGVDTVKVGIGPGSICTTRVVAGVGVPQITAVMEANRAAREADKCIIADGGIKYSGDVVKALAVGANTCMMGSVLAGTEESPGETILYQGRTYKQYRGMGSIDAMKKGSSDRYFQEKSKKLVPEGIVGRVPYRGKVGESLYQFIGGLRSGMGYTGSATIQDLYEKSQMVQISPAGLRESHVHDVTITKESPNYRGDG
- the guaA gene encoding glutamine-hydrolyzing GMP synthase; translation: MHDNRVLILDFGSQFTQLIARRVREAGVYSEIHPCNVDPERVKAFKPSALILSGGPSSVLEGGCPDLNMEYLNMGIPVLGICYGMQLLAHNLGGRVVASTDREYGRAKFMAQNDCILFDGIDEKDDLTVWMSHGDRVEALPEGFVPMGKTDSIEFGAMGNVEKKIYALQFHPEVAHTVGGSTIIQNFLFKVAELEASWSMASFVDTTIEALKEQVGDAKVVLGLSGGIDSTVAAVMLHKAIGKNLHCIFVDNGLLRMGEKEEVIAFLAEHFELNVKLVDAADEFLSDLKGVEDPEKKRKLIGYKFIEVFDREAKAIEGVEFLGQGTLYPDVIESESFKGPSAVIKSHHNVGGLPEKMNLKLVEPLRELFKDEVRRAAYELGLPEHIIWRQPFPGPGLSIRIIGEVTEERLKILRLADRIVQNEMVASDWYRKVWQGFAVLLPLKTVGVMGDGRTYENVIALRIVDSLDAMTADWSRLPSEVLARMSNRIINEVKGVNRVVLDISSKPPSTIEWE
- the tatB gene encoding Sec-independent protein translocase protein TatB, encoding MFGIGGPELLIICVVALIVIGPKKLPELLRSLGKGVAEFKRVGNEVKSTLDDEVTKAESEARKQEVEAELARRKAEKAKQEAETTVAAESAPEEAGQEKGQGEPVAAAPETAPEENKA
- the tatC gene encoding twin-arginine translocase subunit TatC, whose amino-acid sequence is MSSEKDDVKAPEEELVEETPVDPTDDPGADPELYDQGVPVVPEAVEEHEEPLTGGGGGDNSTPGGDGTASGDPESSEETDEEESQEKEEEGHMSLLDHLGELRIRLTRSFIAIAIGMVACYSFAEQMFNILMEPMLKVFQQQAAKNPMLTPGFYEDLGRALGAVLAEKGFQHTEQLPLFMEGLQKSLMQLAQEGHFQYTYPAEAFFSHILISIVAGLFLVSPYVFAQIWGFIAPGLYEHERKWMIPMAVISALFFTTGALFGYFVVFPFGFEFFAGFATEGIQFTPKLNEYLSFCLKLLFAFGFVFELPLFIFFLARLGMVSSAGLRKKRKYAILIGFVVAAILTPPDPFTQCLMAGPLIILYELGIWVAYFFGKKEKRHLKKQAEEEARVQAEMDAVAAEAGKAEAGAGQK
- the hisB gene encoding imidazoleglycerol-phosphate dehydratase HisB; amino-acid sequence: MRQASVARTTKETDIKLTLNLDGEGVVNVNTGIGFADHMLTLCGFWAGFDLTLSCKGDLEIDSHHSLEDIGLCLGQALAEALGDKQGINRVASAKVPMDEALAEVVLDLSGRPYIVYDDALLPDIIANDEKDVWREFLKSFAYKAGMNLHVKFEYGQNGHHLLEAAFKALGLALAHATTIGRKGVSSTKGSLD